The following proteins come from a genomic window of Montipora capricornis isolate CH-2021 chromosome 9, ASM3666992v2, whole genome shotgun sequence:
- the LOC138015611 gene encoding acetylserotonin O-methyltransferase-like: MSIRILFRFGSLYRANICRGSFLPQQSRTLSCTQVSDNSRKSIPIPPPIPQKLEDLALGFRASKAFLAACDLGIFDTLDVSASPQSAEEVAAKLSTNPDTTALLMDTLVALELLQKNHNGESWLYSNTQMASQFLTESSPDSITGFTDHSQKRVYPLFGNLETAVKEGTDQWMNTFSLPLEDMWKTVYKTDEARLKYLGAMHDTSRYTCHGAARAFDLSKFRHCCDLGGNSGYMAYTLCQYYPDMKITVCDFQSVVDSAPHFKPSLEDCPNQANVSFVAGDFFKPNLPKADLYVLSRVIHDWPDDKVDIILSNVYNSLPSGGGLLVVELTLDDDKTGPLKALLQSLLVLVIAKGKERSGKEYKELLGKHGFVDVQIKRLDSKSWMDAIFCRKG, translated from the exons ATGTCGATTCGAATTTTGTTTAGGTTTGGCAGTTTGTATCGAGCAAATATATGTAGGGGCTCTTTCCTACCTCAGCAAAGCCGTACATTATCGTGCACGCAGGTATCGGACAACAGTAGAAAAAGCATCCCAATTCCGCCACCCATCCCTCAAAAACTGGAAGATCTCGCTCTAGGATTTCGCGCATCAAAGGCGTTCTTAGCAGCATGCGATCTCGGCATCTTCGACACTTTAGACGTTTCCGCGAGTCCACAATCAGCCGAAGAAGTTGCGGCAAAACTGAGTACGAATCCAGACACTACTGCACTACTGATGGACACACTAGTTGCTTTAGAACTGCTCCAAAAGAACCATAATGGCGAATCGTGGTTGTACTCGAATACCCAAATGGCGAGCCAGTTCCTAACCGAATCAAGTCCTGATTCGATCACTGGGTTTACAGACCATTCACAGAAACGGGTGTACCCGCTTTTTGGTAATTTGGAGACTGCAGTAAAGGAAGGAACAGACCAGTGGATGAATACATTTTCTTTACCATTGGAAGATATGTGGAAAACGGTTTACAAAACCGATGAGGCGAGACTGAAATATTTGGGAGCTATGCACGACACATCACGGTACACCTGTCATGGTGCAGCCAGGGCTTTTGACTTGAGCAAGTTTCGCCATTGTTGTGATTTAGGAG GCAATTCAGGGTACATGGCATACACCTTGTGCCAGTACTACCCAGACATGAAGATCACAGTGTGCGATTTTCAATCGGTGGTAGACTCTGCACCTCATTTTAAACCCTCCCTTGAAGATTGTCCCAatcaagcaaatgtttcctttgTGGCGGGGGACTTTTTCAAGCCTAATCTACCAAAGGCAGATTTGTATGTGTTGTCTCGTGTGATTCATGACTGGCCAGATGACAAAGTGGATATAATTCTCTCAAACGTCTACAACTCTTTGCCCTCAG gtGGAGGTCTTCTTGTTGTAGAATTGACATTAGATGACGACAAAACTGGACCCTTGAAGGCTCTACTTCAGTCCCTTCTGGTGCTTGTCATTGCAAAAGGCAAAGAACGTTCTGGGAAAGAGTATAAGGAGCTTTTAGGAAAACATGGCTTTGTTGATGTTCAGATAAAAAGACTTGATTCAAAGTCATGGATGGATGCCATTTTTTGCAGAAAGGGGTGA